From the Xiphophorus maculatus strain JP 163 A chromosome 20, X_maculatus-5.0-male, whole genome shotgun sequence genome, one window contains:
- the traip gene encoding E3 ubiquitin-protein ligase TRAIP, which translates to MPIFAYCTICSDIFDHARDVAAIHCGHTFHYECLLQWFQTAPTKTCPQCRKQVSTRHIINKLFFDIGGEGEEGSADPESLQNEIDRMKALLSSKDRDWREKQKEMDGLKDTVNKQRRDLDAMRKEVMEKEMLCVALKKQMVYLETQQNEIQVAKEEVRRLRGKMKTFEGLNVLLQGQRGEVESMITDMGVSQAAVEQLSIYCISLKKEYDNLTGRLKSSNDMCEKLKREVLSSDSKLQKASREALQLKEELKSLQKDLVGADKEISSLKKKVEFLQKTLSTPTRTNEALSRLVFESPAPLELKPPSLHQPAHGDDIDLNMTYDIATPDVSSKRSAQVPSKKMRLERPGTSSSKYGEKLSCLSKNEDSTLDPFLRNSLLFRKKILRSMLDPQKKAGVVQTGYDGLGGRTKFIQPSPLSEIRPLLKAKRKKVTRPPSTIPTCPTLDSFLE; encoded by the exons atgcccaTTTTCGCCTATTGTACAATCTGCTCGGACATCTTTGATCACGCCAGAGATGTGGCTGCCATTCACTGCGGACACACTTTTCACTACGAATG TCTTCTTCAGTGGTTTCAGACCGCTCCTACCAAAACCTGTCCTCAGTGCAGGAAACAG GTCAGCACCAGACACATCATCAACAAACTGTTCTTTGACATTGGAGGAGAGGGGGAGGAAGGGTCTGCAGACCCAGAGAGCCTGCAG AATGAGATTGATCGAATGAAGGCACTGCTAAGCTCTAAAG ATCGAGACTGGCGGGAGAAACAGAAGGAAATGGACGGCTTGAAGGACACGGTCAACAAGCAGAGGAGAGACCTGGACGCCATGCGGAAAGAGGTCATGGAAAAGGAGATGCTCTGCGTCGCTCTCAAA AAGCAGATGGTTTATTTGGAGACGCAGCAGAACGAAATTCAGGTGGCGAAGGAGGAGGTCCGCAGACTGAGGGGcaaaatgaaaacctttgaagG CCTGAATGTGCTGCTGCAGGGTCAGCGAGGCGAAGTGGAGTCCATGATCACAGATATGGGTGTGAGCCAGGCAGCAGTGGAGCAGCTCTCCATCTACTGCATCTCTCTGAAGAA AGAATATGATAACCTCACAGGAAGACTCAAGTCTTCAAACGACATGTGCGAGAAGCTGAAGAGAGAAGTTCTCTCCTCAGACAGCAAG ctgcagaagGCTTCCCGGGAGGCGCTTCAGCTCAAAGAGGAGTTGAAGTCTCTGCAGAAAGACCTGGTCGGCGCCGACAAGGAGATCTCC AGTCTCAAGAAGAAAGTGGAGTTTCTCCAGAAGACTCTGAGCACGCCGACACGCACCAACGAAGCCCTCAGCAGGCTCGTCTTCGAAAG CCCGGCGCCTCTGGAACTGAAGCCCCCCAGCCTCCACCAGCCGGCGCACGGTGACGACATCGACCTCAACATGACCTATGACATCGCCACGCCCGACGTCTCGTCAAAGAGATCGGCCCAGGTTCCCTCGAAGAAGATGCGGCTGGAGCGACCTGG AACGTCTTCGTCAAAATACGGAGAGAAACTTTCCTGTCTGAGCAAG AATGAAGATTCAACGCTTGATCCTTTTTTGAGGAACTCCCTTCTGTTCAGAAAGAAGATTCTTAGAAGCATGTTGGACCCTCAGAAGAAGGCTGGAGTC GTCCAAACTGGCTACGATGGATTAGGAGGACGGACTAAATTCATCCAACCT TCTCCTTTATCCGAGATCCGGCCTCTGCTGAAagccaaaaggaaaaaagtaaCTCGGCCTCCCTCTACGATTCCAACATGTCCGACTCTGGACAGCTTCCTGGAATGA